From Oryza sativa Japonica Group chromosome 4, ASM3414082v1, one genomic window encodes:
- the LOC9267213 gene encoding uncharacterized protein, which translates to MELPVADPGPVRAEGLLLQCPYCDSEAMHKLAQFLLPGLAAVCIDCTTGDLFRKPSVVAVDMRKEMVDYVTQRSETFISDSLIESEASQDQENEMPVDPFEIVSIFMDDFSSTKRNIIGHVSGWLMSDSREDKIDDFVQEMEMTRFWPLERREVIAEVLLKNVDLKTKYHCPEKYENEERLADHKAQCSFRPVTCPNDGCRAKVSVRCMQDHDSACLFKILTCEQNCEKRLLRRDMDRHCVTVCPMRPMKCPFGCDSSFPERNLEQHCSEFLQAHLHKLLKVIHKKGFTDEGLKDHALLLEKHDNDGKLAKSRDVRSLTNVVKNLEAKIKDDSS; encoded by the exons ATGGAGCTCCCAGTTGCTGATCCTGGGCCGGTGAGGGCTGAAGGATTGCTTCTGCAGTGTCCCTATTGTGATTCAGAGGCAATGCACAAACTCGCGCAGTTCTTGCTCCCCGGCTTGGCTGCGGTATGCATTGACTGCACGACAGGCGATCTCTTCAGGAAGCCGTCGGTTGTCGCCGTTGACATGAGGAAGGAAATGGTGGACTATGTCACGCAGAGAAGCGAGACATTCATATCCGATTCGCTTATCGAATCAGAAGCAAGTCAGGATCAAGAGAACGAGATGCCGGTGGACCCTTTTGAGATCGTGTCCATCTTCATGGATGATTTTAGTAGCACGAAGAGGAACATTATCGGCCATGTCTCTGGGTGGTTGATGAGCGACAGCCGCGAAGATAAGATTGATGACTTTGTCCAAGAAATGGAGATGACCCGCTTCTGGCCGCTGGAAAGGAGAGAAGTTATTGCTGAGGTCCTCCTCAAGAATGTAGACCTGAAAACCAAGTACCACTGCCCTGAGAAATATGAAAATGAAGAACGTCTCGCTGATCATAAGGCCCAGTGTAGCTTCAGACCTGTTACCTGCCCCAATGATGGATGCCGAGCGAAAGTTTCTGTTCGCTGCATGCAAGACCATGATTCAGCTTGCCTGTTTAAAATCCTTACATGTGAGCAGAACTGTGAGAAGCGGCTTCTGAGGCGTGATATGGATAGGCACTGCGTGACTGTGTGCCCCATGAGGCCCATGAAATGCCCTTTTGGCTGTGATTCCTCCTTTCCTGAGCGTAATCTTGAGCAGCACTGTTCTGAGTTTCTTCAGGCACACCTCCATAAACTCCTCAAGGTTATTCATAAGAAAGGTTTTACAGATGAGGGGCTCAAGGACCATGCTCTACTGCTGGAAAAG CATGACAATGATGGTAAACTGGCTAAATCTCGGGATGTAAGATCTCTTACTAATGTTGTAAAGAATCTTGAAGCCAAAATAAAAGATGATTCGAGTTAG